From Streptomyces sp. NBC_00370, a single genomic window includes:
- a CDS encoding TerD family protein, whose product MSMLKGANVPVPAQSVRVELGWNSGPGVPDVDASALLLVAGKVRSDADFVFYNQPRHSSGAVRHEGKQTGGPTITDTLSVELSRVEPAVERIVLAASADAGTFGQVPGLYVRVLDAATGAEVARYDSQDATVETAFLIGELYRRQGAWKFRSVGQGYSSGLGGLATDFGISVDEPAAAAPPAPAARPAPPSAPTPSVATTPPVPPVPAAPPAPPSAPAPTPVRLSKVTLTKEAPSVSLAKQGGSSGAMRVNLTWQVRKQFKGWGAKLGRAVAMHGDLDLDLCALYELSDGRKGVVQALGNAFGSVSRPPYIQLDGDDRTGGSNTGENLTINLDHKNELRRVVIFVTIYEGARSFADLDATVTLQPLNGAPIDFSLGECTVPSTVCALALITNTGSDLVVQREANFLVPARGVSPQRTIDQAYGWGMNWTPGRK is encoded by the coding sequence ATGTCCATGCTTAAAGGCGCCAATGTTCCAGTGCCGGCGCAGAGCGTCCGCGTCGAATTGGGCTGGAACTCAGGACCGGGGGTGCCGGACGTCGACGCGTCCGCCCTGTTGCTGGTGGCCGGAAAGGTGCGCTCCGACGCGGACTTCGTCTTCTACAACCAGCCGCGCCACTCCTCCGGAGCGGTCCGGCACGAAGGCAAGCAGACCGGCGGTCCCACCATCACCGATACGCTCTCCGTCGAGCTGTCCCGGGTCGAGCCGGCGGTCGAGCGGATCGTCCTCGCCGCCTCCGCAGACGCGGGCACTTTCGGCCAGGTGCCCGGACTGTACGTACGGGTGCTGGACGCGGCCACCGGCGCCGAAGTGGCCCGGTACGACAGCCAGGACGCGACCGTCGAGACGGCGTTCCTGATCGGTGAGCTCTACCGGCGCCAGGGCGCCTGGAAGTTCCGGTCGGTCGGCCAGGGCTACAGCAGCGGACTGGGGGGTCTGGCAACGGACTTCGGCATCTCGGTCGACGAACCGGCCGCAGCCGCACCGCCCGCCCCGGCTGCCCGGCCCGCACCCCCCTCAGCTCCCACCCCTTCCGTGGCGACCACCCCTCCCGTACCACCGGTACCGGCCGCACCACCGGCGCCGCCCTCCGCACCCGCACCGACCCCGGTACGCCTCTCCAAGGTCACCCTGACGAAGGAGGCCCCTTCGGTCTCGCTGGCCAAGCAGGGCGGCAGCTCGGGTGCCATGCGGGTGAATCTCACCTGGCAGGTGCGCAAACAGTTCAAGGGCTGGGGAGCCAAACTCGGCAGGGCCGTCGCCATGCACGGCGACCTCGACCTCGACCTGTGCGCGCTGTACGAACTCAGCGACGGCCGCAAAGGCGTGGTCCAGGCGCTCGGCAACGCCTTCGGCTCGGTCAGCAGGCCGCCGTACATCCAACTCGACGGCGACGACCGCACCGGCGGCAGCAACACCGGCGAGAACCTCACCATCAACCTCGACCACAAGAACGAACTGCGCCGCGTCGTCATCTTCGTGACGATCTACGAGGGCGCCCGCAGTTTCGCCGATCTGGACGCGACGGTCACCCTCCAGCCGCTGAACGGCGCGCCGATCGACTTCTCGCTCGGCGAATGCACGGTGCCATCGACGGTCTGCGCGCTCGCGCTGATCACCAACACCGGGTCCGACCTCGTCGTCCAGCGCGAGGCGAACTTCCTCGTACCGGCCCGCGGGGTCAGCCCGCAGCGCACCATCGACCAGGCGTACGGCTGGGGCATGAACTGGACGCCCGGCCGGAAGTGA
- a CDS encoding DUF6643 family protein — protein sequence MTSPRATYGGGYYTAPSFPDTPIYDSLVAERGTPQIAPIRVPSAYDTGNSYLPALPSALPALPAAPSQPAPAYGGYQQQPMQQPMPLQHAPAPYIPQQQAAPRGGYPGPQQQQPYQQQPQRPMPQRPMPGTGYEAMRPAAAPRPAPPQPAQPNQYDDPYNRPYQSRGY from the coding sequence ATGACCTCCCCCCGCGCCACCTACGGCGGCGGTTACTACACCGCGCCGTCGTTCCCGGACACCCCGATCTACGACTCCCTGGTCGCGGAGCGGGGCACGCCTCAGATCGCCCCGATCCGAGTGCCCTCCGCCTATGACACCGGCAACAGCTATCTGCCGGCTCTGCCGTCGGCGCTCCCGGCCCTGCCGGCGGCTCCCTCGCAGCCGGCTCCGGCGTACGGCGGCTACCAACAGCAGCCGATGCAGCAGCCCATGCCGCTGCAGCACGCCCCGGCGCCCTACATCCCGCAGCAGCAGGCGGCGCCCCGGGGCGGCTACCCGGGTCCGCAGCAGCAGCAGCCCTACCAGCAGCAGCCGCAGCGCCCCATGCCCCAGCGCCCGATGCCGGGCACGGGCTACGAGGCGATGCGACCGGCTGCGGCTCCGCGTCCCGCGCCGCCGCAGCCCGCGCAGCCCAACCAGTACGACGACCCGTACAACCGCCCCTACCAGAGCCGGGGGTACTGA
- a CDS encoding Rv1733c family protein, whose amino-acid sequence MRVIAGLWRWRRNPLRRTTDLAEGWATLVAALLLLLAAPAAGWLCGALLDSSLQQTVRVQHEERYPVTAVIAALPKDRRAAGFDGDSPKERSADTRVIATWRAVDGSKHKSAVSAPLSGWRTGDSFRIWTDAHGTQVKPPMDAGTARLHAALAGTGAALAAGLLIEGGRRLFVRRLVLLRHRRLDRAWAEVGPDWGRTGAGS is encoded by the coding sequence GTGAGAGTGATCGCCGGCCTCTGGCGCTGGCGGCGCAACCCCCTGCGCCGGACCACCGACCTGGCCGAAGGATGGGCGACACTCGTCGCCGCGCTGCTGCTCCTGCTGGCGGCGCCCGCCGCCGGCTGGCTCTGCGGAGCGCTGCTCGACTCGTCGCTCCAGCAGACCGTACGGGTGCAGCACGAGGAGCGGTATCCGGTCACCGCCGTGATCGCCGCGCTGCCCAAGGACCGGCGGGCCGCCGGGTTCGACGGTGACTCGCCCAAGGAGCGCAGTGCCGACACCCGGGTGATCGCGACCTGGCGCGCCGTGGACGGCAGCAAGCACAAGAGCGCCGTCTCGGCGCCGCTGAGCGGCTGGCGCACCGGCGACAGCTTCCGCATCTGGACGGACGCGCACGGCACGCAGGTGAAGCCGCCGATGGACGCGGGAACGGCCCGGCTGCACGCCGCCCTGGCCGGGACCGGCGCGGCGCTGGCCGCGGGACTGCTGATCGAGGGCGGCAGGCGGCTGTTCGTACGGCGGCTCGTCCTGCTCAGGCACCGGCGGCTCGACCGTGCCTGGGCCGAGGTCGGTCCTGACTGGGGCCGTACCGGCGCCGGCAGCTGA
- a CDS encoding right-handed parallel beta-helix repeat-containing protein codes for MAQGTVQVTHTGTSRWRRRTGEYASLAAALEAAADGDVLTVAPGTYRENLVISRAVTLRGPEGSLGSVRIAPADGVPLTVRASATVQDLHIEGQDSAAPALLVEDGTPELLDLRIVTRSAAGIEVRGAARPTVRRCTVDNPAGVGIGVLEGAGGVFEECEIVAAGQSGVAVRGGGHPRLERCRIHHTSGAGLSVTGEGSGLEAIGCEVYEIKGTGVQITERGAAHLTDSSVHRTTADGVTLDTDAVLTLSDCDIHDIPENAVDLRSRSVLTLTRSTVRRFGRNGLSVWDPGTRVDANQCEIHDSTGDYPAVWVSDGATAVLDSCRVHDVPDALFVLDRGSRVDVVDSDLSQIRNTAVSVSDGATAQLDDCRIREASTGAWFRDHGSGGTLNSCTVDAVQTGVIVTKGADPTIERCTITSPAEAGFYVSAEGRGTFHNCRVTGSGGYGFHVMDGCRTTLTRCRTERCARGGYEFGEDGPMAEDCSSDESGVRTPSEPAPTVLTATQTPGLLGTVPAQTAANAPADIAPPAEPARESQDVLGELDALVGLESVKREVRALTDMIEVGRRRKEAGLKAASVRRHLVFTGSPGTGKTTVARLYGEILASLGVLERGHLVEVSRVDLVGEHIGSTAIRTQEAFDRARGGVLFIDEAYALSPEDSGRDFGKEAIDTLVKLMEDHREAVVVIVAGYTAEMERFLAINPGVASRFSRTITFSDYEPDELLRIVEQQAEEHEYTLGGGAPEALLKYFTALPKGPAFGNGRTARQTFESMVERHAGRVAQLPQTSTDDLTLLYSDDLPELPELS; via the coding sequence ATGGCACAGGGCACGGTCCAGGTGACGCACACCGGAACATCGCGTTGGCGGCGCCGCACGGGTGAATACGCCTCCCTCGCGGCGGCCCTGGAGGCGGCGGCCGACGGCGACGTCCTCACCGTCGCCCCCGGCACCTACCGGGAGAACCTCGTCATCTCCCGCGCCGTCACGCTGCGCGGCCCCGAAGGCTCGCTCGGCTCCGTACGGATCGCCCCCGCCGACGGCGTCCCGCTGACCGTCCGGGCCTCCGCCACCGTCCAGGACCTGCACATCGAGGGCCAGGACTCCGCGGCGCCCGCGCTGCTCGTCGAGGACGGCACCCCCGAACTGCTCGATCTGCGGATCGTGACCCGCTCGGCGGCCGGCATAGAGGTGCGCGGCGCCGCACGGCCCACCGTGCGCCGCTGCACCGTGGACAACCCGGCGGGCGTCGGCATCGGCGTACTGGAAGGCGCGGGCGGGGTGTTCGAGGAGTGCGAGATCGTCGCCGCCGGGCAGTCCGGCGTCGCGGTACGCGGCGGCGGCCACCCGCGGCTCGAACGCTGCCGGATCCACCACACGTCGGGCGCGGGCCTGAGCGTCACCGGTGAGGGCAGCGGCCTTGAGGCGATCGGCTGCGAGGTGTACGAGATCAAGGGCACCGGCGTACAGATCACCGAACGCGGCGCCGCCCATCTCACCGACTCCTCCGTGCACCGCACGACGGCCGACGGCGTCACCCTGGACACCGACGCGGTCCTGACACTCTCCGACTGCGACATCCACGACATCCCCGAGAACGCGGTGGACCTGCGGTCCCGTTCGGTGCTGACGCTGACCCGCTCCACGGTGCGCCGCTTCGGGCGCAACGGACTGTCCGTGTGGGACCCGGGGACCAGGGTCGACGCCAACCAGTGCGAGATCCACGACAGTACGGGCGACTACCCGGCCGTGTGGGTCAGCGACGGCGCGACGGCCGTCCTCGACTCGTGCCGGGTGCACGACGTGCCCGACGCGCTGTTCGTCCTGGACCGCGGCTCGCGCGTCGACGTCGTGGACAGCGATCTCTCGCAGATCCGCAACACGGCGGTGTCGGTGAGCGACGGCGCGACGGCGCAGCTCGACGACTGCCGGATCAGGGAGGCGTCGACCGGTGCCTGGTTCCGGGACCACGGCAGCGGCGGGACACTCAACTCCTGCACGGTGGACGCCGTGCAGACCGGGGTCATCGTGACCAAGGGCGCCGATCCGACCATCGAGCGCTGCACGATCACCTCGCCGGCCGAGGCCGGTTTCTATGTGTCGGCCGAGGGCCGGGGCACCTTCCACAACTGCCGGGTGACCGGCAGCGGCGGCTACGGCTTCCATGTGATGGACGGCTGCCGCACGACACTGACGCGGTGCCGTACGGAGCGCTGCGCGCGCGGCGGGTACGAGTTCGGGGAGGACGGCCCGATGGCCGAGGACTGCAGCAGCGACGAGAGCGGTGTACGCACACCGTCCGAGCCGGCGCCGACGGTGCTGACCGCGACCCAGACCCCCGGACTGCTCGGCACGGTACCGGCGCAGACCGCGGCGAACGCCCCCGCCGACATCGCGCCGCCCGCCGAACCCGCGCGTGAGTCGCAGGACGTCCTCGGTGAACTCGACGCGCTGGTGGGCCTGGAGAGCGTCAAGCGGGAAGTCAGAGCGCTCACCGACATGATCGAGGTGGGCCGGCGGCGCAAGGAGGCGGGCCTCAAGGCCGCTTCCGTCCGCCGCCATCTGGTCTTCACCGGCTCCCCCGGTACCGGCAAGACGACGGTGGCCCGGCTGTACGGCGAGATCCTGGCCTCGCTCGGGGTGCTGGAGCGCGGCCATCTCGTGGAGGTCTCCCGGGTCGATCTCGTCGGCGAGCACATCGGCTCGACGGCGATCCGCACCCAGGAGGCGTTCGACCGGGCGCGCGGCGGGGTGCTGTTCATCGACGAGGCGTACGCGCTCTCCCCCGAGGACTCCGGCAGGGACTTCGGCAAGGAGGCCATCGACACGCTGGTGAAGCTGATGGAGGACCACCGGGAGGCAGTGGTGGTGATCGTCGCCGGGTACACCGCGGAGATGGAGCGGTTCCTGGCCATCAACCCCGGTGTCGCCTCACGTTTCTCACGGACCATCACCTTCAGCGACTACGAGCCCGACGAGCTGCTGCGGATCGTGGAGCAGCAGGCGGAGGAGCACGAGTACACGCTCGGCGGCGGCGCGCCCGAGGCGCTGCTCAAGTACTTCACGGCGCTGCCCAAGGGCCCCGCCTTCGGCAACGGCCGGACCGCGCGCCAGACGTTCGAGTCGATGGTGGAGCGGCACGCGGGCCGGGTCGCCCAGTTGCCGCAGACCAGCACGGACGACCTGACCCTGCTCTACTCGGACGATCTGCCGGAGCTGCCCGAACTGTCCTGA